Proteins encoded by one window of Ursus arctos isolate Adak ecotype North America unplaced genomic scaffold, UrsArc2.0 scaffold_22, whole genome shotgun sequence:
- the RRP8 gene encoding ribosomal RNA-processing protein 8 isoform X3, with protein sequence MFEEPEWAEEAPVATGLAPVASRPRPASVSQVKGSKHRQLLATLRALEAASLPQQPPGLPSSDSEEDVVERKKKRPKKASSAGASTEVEKKKKKKCQKQGPPGSDCEEKEVKKKKKCLRGVLSASDSAEEQKRKRKCQKQAHLSPAHLVDIDNQTGPKAWKSSATNDLSKSSPGSTSANPAQTLSRKQWRNRQKNKRRHKNKFRPAQLPDQAPATAPAEETEMPPAPSPDHHEDRAGALRARMAQRLDGARFRYLNEQLYSGPSSAAQRLFQEDPEAFLLYHCGFQNQVKKWPLQPVDRIARDLRQRPASLVVADFGCGDCRLASSIRNPVHCFDLASLDPRVTVCDMAQVPLEDESVDVAVFCLSLMGTNIRDFLEEANRVLKQGGLLKVAEVSSRFEDVRTFLGAVTKLGFKIISKIFTPISPFLL encoded by the exons ATGTTTGAGGAGCCGGAGTGGGCCGAGGAGGCCCCAGTAGCCACGGGCCTCGCGCCTGTAGCCTCACGGCCTCGGCCCGCCTCAGTCTCGCAAGTCAAG GGCTCCAAGCACCGTCAGCTTTTGGCCACATTACGGGCCCTGGAGGCAGCATCTCTTCCCCAGCAACCCCCTGGCCTGCCCAGCAGTGACTCTGAAGAGGATGtggtggaaaggaagaagaaacgcCCGAAAAAGGCCTCATCTGCTGGTGCTTCTACTGaggtagagaaaaagaagaaaaagaaatgtcaaaaacaGGGCCCACCTGGCAGTGACtgtgaagaaaaggaagtaaaaaagaagaaaaagtgccTCAGAGGGGTTCTTAGTGCCAGTGACTCTgctgaagaacagaaaagaaagagaaaatgccagAAACAGGCCCACTTAAGCCCCGCCCATCTCGTGGACATTGACAACCAAACAG GTCCCAAAGCTTGGAAGAGTAGTGCTACAAATGACCTATCCAAGTCAAGTCCTGGGTCCACTTCTGCCAACCCTGCCCAGACCTTGAGTCGCAAGCAGTGGCGGAACCGGCAGAAGAACAAACGTAGACATAAGAACAAGTTTCGGCCAGCTCAACTGCCAGACCAAGCTCCAGCCACAGCCCCCGCAGAGGAGACAGAGATGCCTCCTGCCCCCAGTCCAGATCACCATGAGGATCGGGCAGGGGCTCTGCGAGCCCGCATGGCACAGCGGCTGGATGGTGCCCGATTTCGCTACCTCAACGAACAGCTATACTCAGGGCCTAGCAGTGCTGCACAGCGTCTCTTCCAGGAAGACCCTGAGGCCTTTCTCCTCTATCACTGCGGCTTCCAGAACCAAGTCAAGAAGTGGCCACTGCAGCCAGTGGACCGCATCGCCAGGGATCTTCGCCAGCG GCCTGCGTCCCTGGTTGTAGCTGACTTTGGCTGCGGAGACTGCCGCCTGGCTTCAAGTATCCGGAACCCCGTGCACTGCTTTGATTTGGCCTCTCTGGACCCCAGGGTCACTGTGTGTGACATGGCCCAG GTGCCTCTGGAGGATGAGTCCGTGGATGTGGCTGTGTTCTGCCTTTCGCTGATGGGAACCAACATCAGAGACTTCCTAGAGGAGGCAAATCGAGTGCTGAAGCAAGG GGGTCTCTTGAAAGTGGCTGAAGTCAGCAGCCGGTTTGAAGATGTTCGGACCTTTCTGGGAGCTGTGACCAAACTGGGCTTCAAGATCATCTCCAAG ATCTTCACACCAATATCCCCATTTCTTCTGTAG
- the RRP8 gene encoding ribosomal RNA-processing protein 8 isoform X2 produces MFEEPEWAEEAPVATGLAPVASRPRPASVSQVKGSKHRQLLATLRALEAASLPQQPPGLPSSDSEEDVVERKKKRPKKASSAGASTEVEKKKKKKCQKQGPPGSDCEEKEVKKKKKCLRGVLSASDSAEEQKRKRKCQKQAHLSPAHLVDIDNQTGPKAWKSSATNDLSKSSPGSTSANPAQTLSRKQWRNRQKNKRRHKNKFRPAQLPDQAPATAPAEETEMPPAPSPDHHEDRAGALRARMAQRLDGARFRYLNEQLYSGPSSAAQRLFQEDPEAFLLYHCGFQNQVKKWPLQPVDRIARDLRQRPASLVVADFGCGDCRLASSIRNPVHCFDLASLDPRVTVCDMAQVPLEDESVDVAVFCLSLMGTNIRDFLEEANRVLKQGGLLKVAEVSSRFEDVRTFLGAVTKLGFKIISKAPHPAWNPVRGLNSLP; encoded by the exons ATGTTTGAGGAGCCGGAGTGGGCCGAGGAGGCCCCAGTAGCCACGGGCCTCGCGCCTGTAGCCTCACGGCCTCGGCCCGCCTCAGTCTCGCAAGTCAAG GGCTCCAAGCACCGTCAGCTTTTGGCCACATTACGGGCCCTGGAGGCAGCATCTCTTCCCCAGCAACCCCCTGGCCTGCCCAGCAGTGACTCTGAAGAGGATGtggtggaaaggaagaagaaacgcCCGAAAAAGGCCTCATCTGCTGGTGCTTCTACTGaggtagagaaaaagaagaaaaagaaatgtcaaaaacaGGGCCCACCTGGCAGTGACtgtgaagaaaaggaagtaaaaaagaagaaaaagtgccTCAGAGGGGTTCTTAGTGCCAGTGACTCTgctgaagaacagaaaagaaagagaaaatgccagAAACAGGCCCACTTAAGCCCCGCCCATCTCGTGGACATTGACAACCAAACAG GTCCCAAAGCTTGGAAGAGTAGTGCTACAAATGACCTATCCAAGTCAAGTCCTGGGTCCACTTCTGCCAACCCTGCCCAGACCTTGAGTCGCAAGCAGTGGCGGAACCGGCAGAAGAACAAACGTAGACATAAGAACAAGTTTCGGCCAGCTCAACTGCCAGACCAAGCTCCAGCCACAGCCCCCGCAGAGGAGACAGAGATGCCTCCTGCCCCCAGTCCAGATCACCATGAGGATCGGGCAGGGGCTCTGCGAGCCCGCATGGCACAGCGGCTGGATGGTGCCCGATTTCGCTACCTCAACGAACAGCTATACTCAGGGCCTAGCAGTGCTGCACAGCGTCTCTTCCAGGAAGACCCTGAGGCCTTTCTCCTCTATCACTGCGGCTTCCAGAACCAAGTCAAGAAGTGGCCACTGCAGCCAGTGGACCGCATCGCCAGGGATCTTCGCCAGCG GCCTGCGTCCCTGGTTGTAGCTGACTTTGGCTGCGGAGACTGCCGCCTGGCTTCAAGTATCCGGAACCCCGTGCACTGCTTTGATTTGGCCTCTCTGGACCCCAGGGTCACTGTGTGTGACATGGCCCAG GTGCCTCTGGAGGATGAGTCCGTGGATGTGGCTGTGTTCTGCCTTTCGCTGATGGGAACCAACATCAGAGACTTCCTAGAGGAGGCAAATCGAGTGCTGAAGCAAGG GGGTCTCTTGAAAGTGGCTGAAGTCAGCAGCCGGTTTGAAGATGTTCGGACCTTTCTGGGAGCTGTGACCAAACTGGGCTTCAAGATCATCTCCAAG
- the RRP8 gene encoding ribosomal RNA-processing protein 8 isoform X1, whose translation MFEEPEWAEEAPVATGLAPVASRPRPASVSQVKGSKHRQLLATLRALEAASLPQQPPGLPSSDSEEDVVERKKKRPKKASSAGASTEVEKKKKKKCQKQGPPGSDCEEKEVKKKKKCLRGVLSASDSAEEQKRKRKCQKQAHLSPAHLVDIDNQTGPKAWKSSATNDLSKSSPGSTSANPAQTLSRKQWRNRQKNKRRHKNKFRPAQLPDQAPATAPAEETEMPPAPSPDHHEDRAGALRARMAQRLDGARFRYLNEQLYSGPSSAAQRLFQEDPEAFLLYHCGFQNQVKKWPLQPVDRIARDLRQRPASLVVADFGCGDCRLASSIRNPVHCFDLASLDPRVTVCDMAQVPLEDESVDVAVFCLSLMGTNIRDFLEEANRVLKQGGLLKVAEVSSRFEDVRTFLGAVTKLGFKIISKDLTNSHFFLFDFEKTGPPRVGPKAQLTGLKLQPCLYKRR comes from the exons ATGTTTGAGGAGCCGGAGTGGGCCGAGGAGGCCCCAGTAGCCACGGGCCTCGCGCCTGTAGCCTCACGGCCTCGGCCCGCCTCAGTCTCGCAAGTCAAG GGCTCCAAGCACCGTCAGCTTTTGGCCACATTACGGGCCCTGGAGGCAGCATCTCTTCCCCAGCAACCCCCTGGCCTGCCCAGCAGTGACTCTGAAGAGGATGtggtggaaaggaagaagaaacgcCCGAAAAAGGCCTCATCTGCTGGTGCTTCTACTGaggtagagaaaaagaagaaaaagaaatgtcaaaaacaGGGCCCACCTGGCAGTGACtgtgaagaaaaggaagtaaaaaagaagaaaaagtgccTCAGAGGGGTTCTTAGTGCCAGTGACTCTgctgaagaacagaaaagaaagagaaaatgccagAAACAGGCCCACTTAAGCCCCGCCCATCTCGTGGACATTGACAACCAAACAG GTCCCAAAGCTTGGAAGAGTAGTGCTACAAATGACCTATCCAAGTCAAGTCCTGGGTCCACTTCTGCCAACCCTGCCCAGACCTTGAGTCGCAAGCAGTGGCGGAACCGGCAGAAGAACAAACGTAGACATAAGAACAAGTTTCGGCCAGCTCAACTGCCAGACCAAGCTCCAGCCACAGCCCCCGCAGAGGAGACAGAGATGCCTCCTGCCCCCAGTCCAGATCACCATGAGGATCGGGCAGGGGCTCTGCGAGCCCGCATGGCACAGCGGCTGGATGGTGCCCGATTTCGCTACCTCAACGAACAGCTATACTCAGGGCCTAGCAGTGCTGCACAGCGTCTCTTCCAGGAAGACCCTGAGGCCTTTCTCCTCTATCACTGCGGCTTCCAGAACCAAGTCAAGAAGTGGCCACTGCAGCCAGTGGACCGCATCGCCAGGGATCTTCGCCAGCG GCCTGCGTCCCTGGTTGTAGCTGACTTTGGCTGCGGAGACTGCCGCCTGGCTTCAAGTATCCGGAACCCCGTGCACTGCTTTGATTTGGCCTCTCTGGACCCCAGGGTCACTGTGTGTGACATGGCCCAG GTGCCTCTGGAGGATGAGTCCGTGGATGTGGCTGTGTTCTGCCTTTCGCTGATGGGAACCAACATCAGAGACTTCCTAGAGGAGGCAAATCGAGTGCTGAAGCAAGG GGGTCTCTTGAAAGTGGCTGAAGTCAGCAGCCGGTTTGAAGATGTTCGGACCTTTCTGGGAGCTGTGACCAAACTGGGCTTCAAGATCATCTCCAAG GACCTTACCAACAGCCACTTCTTCTTGTTTGACTTTGAAAAGACTGGGCCTCCTCGAGTAGGGCCCAAGGCTCAACTCACGGGCCTGAAGCTTCAGCCATGTCTCTACAAGCGCAGGTGA